The Fibrobacter sp. sequence GCATTCCCTCAAGATGCATGCTGTTGATGGCGGCATCCAGCTTTTCACGGGATGCGCCCAAATCCAGCAAGGCGGCAACAGTCATATCGCCACTGATTCCACAAGATCCGTCCAGATAAAGATATTTCATAATTACTTAATCCTCAGCATACGGCAAGCACTTACGGCGGCTCCAAAACCGTTGTCGATGTTCACCACGGTAACGCCCTCGGCGCAGGTATTCAGCATTGTTAGAAGTGGTGCGACACCTTGAAACGAGGCGCCGTAGCCAACGGATGTCGGCACTGCAATCACGGGTGCTTTTACGAGCCCAGCAATGACACCAGCCAGCGCCCCTTCCATTCCTGCCACGGCAATAACAACATCCGCCTTGCGAATTTCATCAATTTTGGAAAGCAAACGATGGAGGCCGGCAATGCCAACATCATAATGTCGCGAAACCTTGGCTCCAAAAAATTCAGCGGTCATGGCAGCTTCTTCAGCGATGGGCAAATCGGCTGTTCCCGCGCAGCAGACTGCGATGGTTCCGCCAAGTTTTCCTGATTTCTTTGAAGCGTTGGAATGATCACCCTTGACTGTTTTTATGGAGATGATTTTTGCAGTTTCGTTATAGCAAACTTGCGGCATTTCGCTTTTTACAAACTCGTACTGTTCGGCGCTACACTTGGTACCTAGAACAGCGCAGCCATTCTCCTTGAAGGTTTGGAGAATTTTCAGAAGTTGTTCCTTTGTTTTTCCGGCGCAGTAGATTGCCTCGGCTGTACCAGTACGTTTTTCACGGCTGATATCCAGCTTGGCGAAGCCAATGTCTTCATAGCGTTCATTTGCAAGAGTATTCTTCATAATCCAAATCTTGAACGAGTTTTAGAAATTAGTTGGGTTTCCACTTGTCTGCATTTCGCTCTGTTCCCACCTGGTAGGGGGATGAGATCTTTGTAAAGTCTACATCATCCTGGGAATCTTGATTTGCAGATTTCTGTGTCGCGGAATCTGAAATTGACGTTTCCGAACTTTCGGTTTTTGATTCCACGCGAACGGGGGAATTTTCTTCATTACATTCCTTGAACTGTTCGCCTTTATATTTTCGTGCAGCAAACAAACCCGCTTCAAAAAGTAGATAGGTAGGAGCGCCTAGAATCAGCTGGCTAATAATATCCGGCGGAGTCAGCAAAGCCGCCAACACAAGGATGGCCACCACTACGTAAGGGCGGGCATGGCAAACGGTTTCATAGTAAACAACGCCAGAGCGAATCAAGGCGTAAGTCACCAGCGGGAACTGGAACATGCATCCAAATGCAAGGGAAAGCCACAGCGCCAAGGTGACGATGTTTTCCACACCGAAAATTGGCTGTAGAGTTTCGCTTTCAAAACTCATGCCGAATCGCACCACCAGCGGAAAGCAAATCCCCAGGCAGAACACCACGCCCGAAATAAAAAGCCCGCTGGTCATCCACACGATAGAACGAACAAACTTCCGTTCGTTTTCGTAAAGGCCCGGCAGCACGAACTTCCACAAGTTCCAGGCAATGTATGGAGAACAGATGACGCAATCCATAAGTGCCGCGATTTTTAGTTGCAACAGGAACACTTCCATTGGGGAAAAGTAATGGAGGGTGGCACCGCTCTGGGCAACAAGCTCTGCGCTGAACCAGTCAAGTACATGGGACGACAACAAAAACATCGGGATAATCCCGATGCCTAGCGCCACAAAACAGTGAATCAGCGCCGTACGCAAGGCCTCCAAATGAGAGACCAACGTCTGTTCCTGATCAGCTTTCGAAGACAAGTCCGAACCTATCTTTCGTCTTTCGTCTCTCGTCTTTCGTCTATTTTGGCTTCTGCTTCGCCGACTTTTTCCACAGTCTTCTGCAGATCTTCAGCTTCTTCCTTCAGGGCGTCCTTTGCCTTCTTGTATTCGTGCTGGGCACGGCCAAGAGAGCGGGCCAGTTCAGGAATGCGCTTGCCACCGAACAGCAGCAAAACCACAACAACAATCAAGATGATTTCTGGAATTCCAAGAGACAT is a genomic window containing:
- a CDS encoding twin-arginine translocase TatA/TatE family subunit, which produces MSLGIPEIILIVVVVLLLFGGKRIPELARSLGRAQHEYKKAKDALKEEAEDLQKTVEKVGEAEAKIDERRETKDER
- the tatC gene encoding twin-arginine translocase subunit TatC, producing the protein MALGIGIIPMFLLSSHVLDWFSAELVAQSGATLHYFSPMEVFLLQLKIAALMDCVICSPYIAWNLWKFVLPGLYENERKFVRSIVWMTSGLFISGVVFCLGICFPLVVRFGMSFESETLQPIFGVENIVTLALWLSLAFGCMFQFPLVTYALIRSGVVYYETVCHARPYVVVAILVLAALLTPPDIISQLILGAPTYLLFEAGLFAARKYKGEQFKECNEENSPVRVESKTESSETSISDSATQKSANQDSQDDVDFTKISSPYQVGTERNADKWKPN
- the larB gene encoding nickel pincer cofactor biosynthesis protein LarB, coding for MKNTLANERYEDIGFAKLDISREKRTGTAEAIYCAGKTKEQLLKILQTFKENGCAVLGTKCSAEQYEFVKSEMPQVCYNETAKIISIKTVKGDHSNASKKSGKLGGTIAVCCAGTADLPIAEEAAMTAEFFGAKVSRHYDVGIAGLHRLLSKIDEIRKADVVIAVAGMEGALAGVIAGLVKAPVIAVPTSVGYGASFQGVAPLLTMLNTCAEGVTVVNIDNGFGAAVSACRMLRIK